The following nucleotide sequence is from Mesobacillus jeotgali.
CTATGCTTGCTGATCTTGGCAAAAAAATTGATTATGTCATCAACATTGATGTTGATCAAAGCATTCTGATGGAACGTTTGACAGGACGCAGGATTTGTAAGAACTGCGGCGCTACCTATCACCTTGTGTTCAACCCTCCTGCAAAGGAAGGCGTTTGTGACCGTTGTGGCGGCGAGCTGTACCAGCGCGCTGATGATAATGCCGAAACTGTTCAAAACCGCCTGGATGTAAATGTCCAGCAGACAAAGCCACTGTTGAACTTCTATGAAGATAAAGGCTACTTACGCAATATCAACGGTCAGCAAGACATTAATGTCGTATTCGCTGATATCGAAGAATTGCTCGGGGGCTTGAATTAATGATCGTTTGTAAAACCGCTCGTGAAATAGAGATTATGCGAGAAGCAGGTCGCATTGTAGCGATGACTCACCAGGAGTTGAAGAAGCATATTGCTCCTGGCATTACAACTAAAGAACTGGATGCAATTGCCGAGGATTTCATCCGCAAACAAGGTGCAACTCCTTCTTTTAAAGGTTATAATGGTTTTCGCGGCAGCATCTGTGCATCAGTTAATAACGAACTAGTTCACGGGATTCCTGGCGAACGGGTTCTGAACGAAGGCGACATCATCAGTATCGATATCGGAGCAAAGTACAACGGATACCACGGGGACTCTGCATGGACTTACCCGGTAGGAAAGATTGATGAGGAAGCCCAGCGTCTTTTGGACGTGACTGAAGAGTCTTTGTTCATAGGCTTGAAAGAAGCCAAGCCAGGGGAACGTCTTTCGAACATCTCCCATGCGATTCAAACGTATGTGGAATCAGAAGGCTTTTCTATTGTTCGTGAGTATGTCGGCCATGGAATTGGGCAAGAATTGCATGAGGACCCGCAAATTCCTCATTACGGACCTCCTAACAGAGGACCTAGGCTGAAGCCTGGTATGGTTCTATGCATAGAACCGATGGTGAATGCAGGAAGCCGCTATGTGAATACGTTAGCCGATGATTGGACTGTTGTAACGGTTGACGGTAAAATGTGTGCCCACTTTGAGCATACAATCGCGATCACAGAAACTGGTTTTGAGATTTTAACAAAAGCCTGATGAAGTGATTGGCCGTCTAGTTCTGTTTTTAGTCTTTAAATAGGCGGAAATGAGATTTCTATGCGGACGGGATGCCAGCTTTATGTTATAATCATAAGGTTGAGTATTTCTCAATGATATTCTCAATTGCTTGCTGCTTAGAACGTGTCACCAATAGGAAGCTACATTCCGTCAACGCGGAGTATATGATTTAATACGATTTGAATAAGGAAGGGAGACCAGTTTATGGCGAAAGATGATGTAATTGAAATTGAAGGCACAGTATTGGAAACTTTGCCTAATGCAATG
It contains:
- a CDS encoding adenylate kinase, translated to MNLVLMGLPGAGKGTQADKIVGKYNIPHISTGDMFRAAIKEGTELGLQAKSFMDKGELVPDEVTIGIVRERLSKADCEKGFLLDGFPRTVAQAEALDTMLADLGKKIDYVINIDVDQSILMERLTGRRICKNCGATYHLVFNPPAKEGVCDRCGGELYQRADDNAETVQNRLDVNVQQTKPLLNFYEDKGYLRNINGQQDINVVFADIEELLGGLN
- the map gene encoding type I methionyl aminopeptidase, producing MIVCKTAREIEIMREAGRIVAMTHQELKKHIAPGITTKELDAIAEDFIRKQGATPSFKGYNGFRGSICASVNNELVHGIPGERVLNEGDIISIDIGAKYNGYHGDSAWTYPVGKIDEEAQRLLDVTEESLFIGLKEAKPGERLSNISHAIQTYVESEGFSIVREYVGHGIGQELHEDPQIPHYGPPNRGPRLKPGMVLCIEPMVNAGSRYVNTLADDWTVVTVDGKMCAHFEHTIAITETGFEILTKA